A portion of the Candidatus Nitrosotenuis aquarius genome contains these proteins:
- a CDS encoding cation:proton antiporter, with protein MQNYFLQSGVQSMIEQVTPDIPHSSFITDLAIIMILASVATLAFFKMRQPLIIGYLFAGMLIGPLSPIWTSLLPEGQDFMGFGQAGLLSDLGLLNIFAELGVILLLFVIGIEFPYSKIRSIGKVAVGAGTIGLFLTLGIVFYVAGMVGLNFMDSLFLGAALSITSTAVIVKILEDAGKIKKESSILVLGILIVEDIIAVILIATLESVALVGNVSYESIVTVLIVAAALIGGTLTIGTRTIPKLIDRVAATEHKEILLLSVLGLCFGYALFANIVGLSVAIGAFLAGVLVAESKSAEVSKILSSPIKDMFVAIFFVSVGALMNISELQNYIFLAFGIITLAIIVKFGGAMLGTYLFRQGKAKSLRSAFALAGPRGEFSIVIVKTGVDIGVVSSFLFPLIGIISIISAFISPFLIRASDKIVAKTAEE; from the coding sequence ATGCAAAATTATTTTCTGCAATCCGGCGTCCAATCCATGATAGAACAGGTCACGCCAGATATCCCACATTCCTCGTTTATCACGGATTTGGCAATAATCATGATTTTGGCATCGGTTGCGACACTGGCGTTTTTCAAAATGCGACAACCTCTCATAATTGGATACCTGTTTGCTGGAATGCTAATTGGCCCGCTTTCTCCAATTTGGACCTCGCTTTTGCCTGAGGGCCAGGACTTTATGGGATTTGGGCAGGCGGGACTGTTGTCAGACCTTGGACTGCTCAATATTTTTGCAGAACTTGGAGTGATTTTGCTTTTGTTTGTAATTGGAATAGAATTTCCATATTCTAAAATCCGCTCAATAGGCAAAGTTGCAGTCGGTGCAGGAACAATTGGGTTGTTCTTGACGCTGGGTATTGTTTTTTATGTTGCAGGAATGGTTGGACTAAATTTTATGGATTCGCTCTTTTTGGGGGCTGCTCTATCTATTACCAGTACTGCAGTAATTGTCAAAATTCTAGAAGATGCTGGCAAAATAAAAAAGGAATCGTCAATTCTGGTGTTGGGAATTCTGATTGTAGAAGACATTATAGCGGTGATCCTAATTGCAACGCTGGAATCTGTTGCGCTGGTAGGAAACGTCTCTTATGAGAGTATAGTCACTGTGCTTATAGTTGCGGCCGCACTAATTGGTGGCACACTAACCATTGGAACAAGAACAATTCCAAAACTAATTGATAGAGTGGCAGCTACTGAGCACAAGGAAATTCTGTTGCTGTCTGTTCTTGGTCTGTGTTTTGGCTATGCGTTATTTGCAAACATAGTGGGACTCTCTGTCGCAATTGGCGCATTCTTGGCAGGCGTATTGGTTGCCGAATCAAAATCTGCCGAGGTCTCCAAGATTTTGTCCAGTCCGATTAAGGACATGTTTGTTGCAATATTTTTCGTCTCTGTTGGCGCACTCATGAACATTTCAGAGCTGCAAAACTACATTTTCTTGGCATTTGGAATAATTACTTTGGCAATCATAGTAAAGTTTGGAGGCGCAATGCTAGGAACATACCTGTTCCGGCAGGGCAAGGCAAAATCACTACGTTCTGCATTTGCGCTTGCAGGCCCACGAGGGGAATTTTCTATTGTTATAGTAAAAACAGGCGTAGATATTGGTGTGGTTAGCAGCTTTTTGTTCCCGCTAATAGGAATCATATCTATCATTTCGGCATTTATCTCACCATTTTTAATTAGGGCTAGTGACAAAATTGTTGCAAAGACAGCGGAGGAATGA
- a CDS encoding type II toxin-antitoxin system PemK/MazF family toxin, whose translation MVSKFEIHPKDIVLADPQYQDQSENKRRPLLVISKSLFHQYTGFFVCTGITTNQTNDPYLLPITSKDTVDILKEKSQVMCKRIVTVRQDVIVKK comes from the coding sequence TTGGTTTCAAAATTTGAAATTCATCCCAAGGATATAGTTTTAGCAGATCCTCAATACCAAGATCAATCAGAAAACAAGAGGCGACCACTATTGGTCATCTCAAAATCGTTGTTCCACCAGTATACTGGGTTTTTTGTTTGCACTGGTATCACAACCAATCAGACAAACGATCCCTACTTGCTTCCAATAACTTCTAAAGATACTGTGGATATTCTTAAAGAGAAATCACAAGTGATGTGCAAAAGAATAGTGACTGTTAGACAAGACGTGATTGTCAAAAAATAA
- a CDS encoding ATP-binding protein, which translates to MTYPYGLKSNPYPSSPTPTEQDAKILGGTKHQEAKHSIVECISDLYKQTSRRNSDENDFRLITVVQDVGSGKTHLALHIKTLKTRQDIVTAYVDLSTISPKTNESIYSAIIRGFSREMFSELRAKFLMQICERAQKGDALAKKALGYGFLDRLKGITIKQKAEDIIYDKNTISQEILRIYLGAHYSQHESAVIQNIISNSFDKVTNLDDLHGRLAAVCKFFHNLLGKVTLFELDELDAQESSLEFVKSLINAHIPASVLLLITTPSLYLDIQRANPSVFDRLEKANYKIDLAGANSVDELIEIAIEYIKEADKTERFNKKEQHDLAAKIRVLCDEFPEFRNVRSIINILNHAIEQGSELGASEITEAVIDETIKHTYPGLKIKGSIMEVPISEFIKIKRTAGATQDQVKQAIANLVNYAHEIGNVSKSAKQNPSFDVVYSDPFGTKIGIAVVMNDNHAKNFEIISNVVKSSAFVDKLIIITNTSIPQSNLATIVNVDKSKVIDLLYFSNKYTERKLDEPESEKVKILAKTISVI; encoded by the coding sequence ATGACATACCCATACGGCCTAAAATCCAACCCATATCCTAGCAGCCCAACACCTACTGAGCAGGATGCCAAGATTTTGGGTGGAACAAAACACCAAGAGGCAAAACACTCGATAGTAGAATGCATCTCTGATCTGTACAAGCAAACATCGCGAAGAAATTCTGATGAAAATGACTTTAGGCTAATCACGGTAGTGCAGGATGTGGGCTCTGGCAAGACTCATCTTGCATTGCACATCAAGACGCTAAAGACAAGACAGGACATTGTCACTGCATATGTTGACTTGTCCACAATATCGCCAAAGACCAACGAGAGCATCTATTCTGCCATAATACGCGGATTTAGTCGTGAAATGTTCTCAGAGCTGCGAGCAAAGTTCCTGATGCAGATCTGTGAGCGAGCACAAAAGGGAGACGCACTGGCAAAAAAGGCACTTGGCTATGGATTTCTGGACAGACTAAAGGGAATCACCATAAAACAAAAGGCTGAAGACATCATTTATGACAAGAACACCATCTCGCAAGAGATTCTGCGCATCTATCTGGGCGCTCACTATTCACAGCATGAATCGGCCGTAATACAAAATATAATTTCCAACTCGTTTGACAAGGTGACAAATCTGGACGATCTTCACGGACGACTGGCAGCAGTATGCAAGTTCTTCCATAATCTATTGGGCAAAGTAACGCTTTTTGAGCTGGATGAGCTTGATGCGCAAGAAAGCTCACTGGAATTTGTAAAATCACTCATAAACGCTCACATTCCGGCATCTGTCTTGTTACTAATTACAACGCCATCATTATACCTGGACATACAAAGGGCAAACCCATCAGTCTTTGACAGGCTGGAAAAGGCAAACTACAAAATTGATCTTGCAGGCGCAAACTCAGTAGACGAGCTAATCGAGATTGCAATTGAATACATCAAGGAAGCTGACAAAACAGAGCGATTTAACAAAAAAGAACAGCACGACTTGGCAGCAAAGATTCGAGTGTTATGCGATGAATTCCCGGAATTCCGAAACGTCCGCTCTATCATAAACATACTGAACCATGCAATAGAGCAAGGCTCGGAGCTAGGCGCATCTGAAATAACAGAGGCAGTAATTGATGAAACCATCAAACACACCTATCCGGGACTAAAAATCAAAGGAAGCATTATGGAGGTGCCAATCTCTGAGTTTATCAAAATAAAAAGAACTGCAGGAGCCACCCAGGACCAAGTAAAGCAAGCAATCGCAAACCTGGTAAACTATGCGCATGAAATAGGAAACGTCTCAAAATCGGCAAAGCAAAACCCTTCCTTTGACGTGGTGTATTCCGATCCATTTGGCACAAAAATAGGAATCGCCGTAGTCATGAACGACAATCATGCAAAGAACTTTGAGATAATCTCCAATGTGGTAAAATCATCGGCATTTGTGGACAAGCTAATCATCATAACAAACACCAGCATCCCACAGTCAAACCTAGCTACCATAGTAAATGTGGACAAATCCAAGGTAATTGACTTGCTCTACTTTAGCAACAAGTACACAGAGCGCAAGCTTGATGAGCCGGAATCAGAAAAAGTCAAAATCCTGGCAAAAACAATCTCGGTAATCTAA
- a CDS encoding chemotaxis protein, whose translation MSTRKTPKTAEKSLTKRDTANLAKKVAAVSDSTKSLSKEIKSMAKVFSDNQKVLLSMKGMIDTLIDTLEQIQKQSKQLNLIEEDNQRLYAGLNQVRAQASMITSVGEHANKLQEQVNKLVQTQKNAPAPEEIMKAVSDSQNSIQNNTHMIIKIAQRIDTIKDDLVNISSKADKTSNIESELDAIKEKLHALFENSSKSSLESEIPQLKASLVSLQNELVTNMAKTESITHLSGEIAKIESEIGSLVKRADSTAFVGEGVKSVQSDLASFKDHILGKTNTIDQKISSISELLKRADAASSEFHKKADHLVQEVQHIKSATTKSSSTASKEVIALLKLSEFQSNIRILSESKYGELKDIEKMAEQTSDIVNLFDKVAIESQDKISLPQEVRQWAISKMLDCADKWEIRFSDLFNVLINKLGKELVKENIRINQVRDIFGIRGVDEIRKELGLS comes from the coding sequence GTGTCTACGAGGAAAACTCCAAAAACTGCAGAAAAATCACTGACAAAAAGAGATACTGCTAATCTGGCAAAAAAAGTGGCGGCAGTCTCTGATTCTACTAAATCATTATCCAAAGAAATCAAATCAATGGCAAAGGTCTTCTCCGACAACCAAAAGGTTCTCCTGTCGATGAAGGGGATGATCGATACCCTAATTGATACACTTGAGCAGATCCAAAAGCAATCAAAGCAGCTAAACCTCATAGAAGAGGACAACCAGCGGCTCTATGCTGGACTAAATCAGGTGCGGGCACAGGCAAGTATGATAACAAGTGTTGGTGAGCATGCAAACAAGCTTCAAGAACAGGTAAACAAGCTAGTCCAGACCCAAAAGAATGCGCCTGCACCAGAGGAAATAATGAAGGCAGTATCGGACAGCCAAAACTCGATTCAAAACAACACCCACATGATAATCAAGATTGCCCAGAGAATAGATACCATAAAAGACGATCTAGTCAATATATCGTCCAAGGCAGACAAGACATCCAACATTGAATCAGAACTAGATGCAATCAAAGAAAAACTACACGCATTGTTTGAAAACTCGTCAAAATCCAGCCTAGAATCCGAGATTCCTCAACTAAAGGCAAGCCTGGTATCACTGCAAAACGAGCTTGTGACAAACATGGCAAAGACTGAATCCATCACTCATCTTAGCGGGGAAATTGCCAAAATCGAATCAGAGATTGGCTCGCTAGTCAAAAGGGCGGACTCGACTGCGTTTGTCGGCGAGGGAGTAAAATCAGTCCAGTCTGACCTTGCATCGTTTAAGGACCACATCCTTGGCAAGACAAACACAATTGACCAAAAAATCTCTTCAATATCGGAGCTGCTAAAGAGAGCAGATGCCGCATCATCCGAGTTCCACAAAAAGGCAGACCATCTAGTCCAAGAAGTACAGCACATCAAAAGCGCCACAACCAAGTCCTCATCTACTGCATCAAAGGAGGTAATTGCATTACTGAAACTATCAGAGTTCCAGTCAAACATTCGAATTTTGTCAGAATCAAAATATGGCGAACTAAAAGACATTGAGAAAATGGCAGAGCAAACATCAGACATTGTCAATCTATTTGACAAGGTGGCAATCGAGTCTCAGGATAAAATCTCGCTGCCGCAAGAGGTCCGCCAGTGGGCAATATCAAAAATGCTTGACTGTGCTGACAAGTGGGAAATAAGATTCTCTGATTTGTTTAATGTTCTGATAAACAAGCTTGGCAAAGAGCTAGTCAAGGAAAACATTCGCATCAATCAAGTGCGCGACATTTTTGGGATACGCGGCGTGGACGAAATACGAAAAGAGCTTGGCTTAAGCTGA
- a CDS encoding methyl-accepting chemotaxis protein, which produces MFNAIAIVSVLVISLGNFNIASQLVENSGDESLKGHLSEMATQALILGITVNAVVGVFAYFMARRITKPIIKATEIATQISQGDLSVTVQESKSKDEIGKLLYAEKQMVSNLRNIISEVNNSSQSVFASAQQIAASGTEMNSSIQQIAATVDQVAKGSESQAQGLNKSKQIVDELSKTINELSKDAVESVEEANRVGILSEKGSEAAKEAGERMNNIIRVTNSSAEKVRQLAQKTSEITAVLTVIRDIADQTNLLALNAAIEAARAGESGRGFAVVADEVRRLAESSSKSSEEIDSKLKQIHEDAQMVVEDIEVSSNEVNQGKMVIESSLKSLDEIASHVKNVSDKIKHLSNTAQQEVIKVNEVSAHAIEISAVAEQNASATEETSAAVEQQTAHTQEIAATANQMSALAEQLQGLISKFKLSSEEQKEISPVQA; this is translated from the coding sequence TTGTTCAATGCGATCGCCATAGTTTCAGTATTGGTAATATCGCTAGGCAATTTCAACATCGCAAGCCAGCTTGTAGAAAATTCTGGTGACGAGAGTCTGAAGGGCCACCTCTCAGAGATGGCCACGCAGGCATTGATTTTAGGGATAACAGTAAACGCAGTCGTAGGCGTTTTTGCGTATTTTATGGCACGCAGAATAACAAAGCCAATCATCAAGGCAACAGAGATTGCCACGCAGATAAGCCAGGGGGATCTGTCAGTCACAGTACAAGAATCCAAGTCCAAAGACGAGATAGGCAAGCTGCTTTATGCAGAAAAACAAATGGTCTCCAATCTAAGAAACATAATATCCGAAGTAAACAATTCATCGCAGTCGGTTTTTGCAAGCGCACAGCAGATTGCAGCGTCCGGAACCGAGATGAACTCGTCAATCCAACAAATTGCGGCAACAGTTGACCAAGTGGCAAAGGGTTCAGAATCCCAAGCACAAGGACTCAACAAGTCAAAGCAAATCGTAGATGAGCTGTCAAAAACAATTAACGAATTATCAAAGGATGCAGTAGAATCAGTTGAAGAGGCAAATCGCGTAGGAATACTATCAGAAAAAGGATCAGAGGCAGCAAAGGAAGCAGGTGAGAGAATGAACAACATTATTCGAGTCACAAACAGTTCTGCAGAAAAAGTGCGACAGCTGGCGCAAAAAACAAGCGAAATCACCGCGGTTTTGACTGTAATTAGAGACATTGCAGACCAAACAAACCTTTTGGCACTAAATGCCGCAATAGAGGCAGCCCGTGCCGGAGAGTCCGGGCGTGGGTTTGCAGTAGTGGCTGACGAGGTAAGGCGCCTAGCAGAAAGCTCATCCAAATCTTCTGAAGAAATCGATTCAAAGCTAAAACAAATCCACGAGGACGCACAAATGGTAGTCGAGGATATTGAGGTCTCCTCAAACGAGGTAAATCAAGGCAAGATGGTAATTGAATCCTCACTAAAGTCGCTTGACGAGATAGCATCCCATGTTAAAAATGTCTCAGACAAGATCAAGCACCTATCAAACACAGCACAGCAAGAAGTAATCAAAGTAAACGAAGTGTCCGCTCATGCAATAGAAATCTCTGCAGTAGCAGAACAAAATGCATCGGCTACCGAAGAGACATCTGCTGCAGTAGAACAGCAAACTGCACATACCCAAGAAATCGCAGCTACGGCAAACCAAATGTCTGCCCTGGCAGAACAGCTTCAAGGTTTGATTTCTAAATTCAAGCTAAGCTCCGAGGAACAAAAAGAGATCTCGCCAGTACAGGCCTAG
- a CDS encoding cellulose synthase family protein — protein sequence MAVNPFTVFVFDIFIISAILLTAYTFNFYYLAILAIRRKDKYQIKKIGTPSITIQLPLYNEKYVAARLVDAVCAMDYPKDKMKIMVLDDSDDDTTNLLYDQINNYKRDGYDIVHIRRGTRKGYKAGALKYAMTLTDTEYVAIFDADFIPPEWFLKKAMPYFAKPNIGLVQCRWGHVNENYSAMTQAQALSLDFHFLVEQKAKSNSSMYMNFNGTAGIWKRDCIEDAGGWHTATLVEDLDLSYRAQMKGWKCVFIEDIVVDAELPVQMNAAKRQQFRWAKGAIQCAVKLLGDIVIKRHIPIEAKIQAFVQLTRHIGYPLLLIQFLALPILLAANFNLHVLKFVPALTIAAYLAMGPFAYLVVIYNLWGQNWKQKAKVMPFLLIYSAGLSVNNTVAVFDGLLGKKNEFLRTPKYGIIKNTDDWRDKAYNLPFTKTTLLEIFFAVYGIMGILIAIFSKNPIFAPIIAIPTIGFAYVAYQSLSHSRFKRNKSERPRSKAEKMADNYYQMALVGMFAIITFGAYMAYQGYQSDVYPLDLSRGYLDRIATGGNPQQMLQDLNAIKTQLPKEGNPVWIFPTDTTDFGRIQEDVDSLIESVEAIQNQPKSSVEYSTAMSDLHLRAIQIRQNIMDATPYMYASFSNIVFSSIWIAAILGIFAVLKRKKDQLKAYDKSEDV from the coding sequence ATGGCAGTAAACCCGTTTACAGTGTTTGTCTTTGATATTTTCATTATTTCAGCAATCTTGCTGACTGCATACACGTTCAACTTTTACTATCTTGCGATTCTGGCAATCCGAAGAAAGGACAAGTACCAGATAAAAAAGATCGGCACGCCATCGATTACCATACAACTGCCACTATACAATGAAAAATATGTTGCGGCAAGGCTGGTAGACGCAGTTTGCGCAATGGACTATCCAAAGGACAAAATGAAGATAATGGTCCTTGATGATTCTGACGATGACACTACAAATCTCTTGTATGATCAGATAAACAACTACAAAAGAGATGGCTATGACATTGTCCACATTAGACGCGGAACAAGAAAGGGGTACAAGGCAGGGGCACTCAAATATGCAATGACCCTTACCGACACGGAATATGTCGCAATCTTTGATGCTGACTTTATTCCGCCGGAATGGTTCCTCAAAAAGGCAATGCCGTATTTTGCCAAACCCAACATCGGCCTAGTCCAGTGCAGGTGGGGGCATGTAAATGAGAACTATTCTGCAATGACCCAGGCGCAGGCACTAAGCCTTGACTTTCATTTTCTAGTCGAACAAAAGGCAAAGAGCAACTCTTCAATGTACATGAATTTCAATGGAACTGCGGGAATCTGGAAGAGAGACTGCATTGAGGATGCTGGGGGATGGCACACTGCCACGCTGGTTGAAGACCTTGATCTGAGCTATAGGGCGCAGATGAAGGGATGGAAGTGCGTCTTCATCGAAGACATTGTAGTTGATGCGGAGCTGCCCGTCCAGATGAATGCTGCAAAAAGGCAGCAATTCCGGTGGGCAAAGGGCGCAATCCAGTGTGCGGTAAAACTGCTTGGCGACATTGTCATAAAGCGGCACATCCCAATAGAGGCAAAGATCCAGGCGTTTGTCCAGCTTACTCGCCACATTGGCTATCCATTGTTGTTGATACAATTTTTGGCGCTACCAATACTTTTGGCTGCAAACTTTAACCTTCATGTACTCAAGTTCGTGCCGGCGTTAACCATTGCGGCATATCTTGCGATGGGGCCATTTGCATATCTGGTCGTGATTTACAATTTGTGGGGCCAAAACTGGAAGCAAAAGGCAAAGGTCATGCCATTTCTGCTCATCTATTCCGCAGGCTTGTCTGTGAATAATACGGTGGCAGTCTTTGACGGGTTGCTTGGCAAAAAGAATGAGTTTTTGCGCACGCCAAAATACGGAATCATAAAGAACACTGATGACTGGCGTGACAAGGCATACAATTTGCCATTTACCAAGACAACGCTACTTGAGATATTTTTTGCAGTATATGGTATAATGGGAATACTGATTGCGATATTTTCCAAAAACCCAATCTTTGCGCCAATAATTGCAATCCCAACAATTGGTTTTGCGTATGTTGCGTATCAGAGCCTGTCGCATTCCAGATTTAAAAGAAATAAATCAGAGAGGCCAAGATCAAAAGCAGAAAAAATGGCGGACAATTACTACCAGATGGCACTAGTCGGCATGTTTGCAATAATCACCTTTGGCGCATACATGGCATATCAGGGATACCAAAGCGATGTGTATCCCTTGGACTTGTCACGCGGCTATCTGGACAGAATCGCAACAGGAGGAAATCCACAACAAATGCTGCAGGATCTTAACGCAATAAAGACGCAACTTCCAAAGGAAGGCAATCCTGTCTGGATCTTCCCGACAGACACTACTGACTTTGGACGAATCCAAGAAGACGTTGATTCCCTAATAGAATCTGTAGAAGCAATACAAAACCAGCCAAAGAGCTCAGTTGAATACAGCACTGCCATGTCTGATCTGCACCTAAGAGCAATTCAGATACGACAAAACATCATGGATGCAACCCCGTACATGTATGCTAGTTTTTCAAATATTGTGTTTAGCTCAATTTGGATTGCTGCAATCCTTGGAATATTTGCAGTACTCAAAAGAAAGAAGGACCAGCTCAAGGCATACGACAAGTCAGAAGACGTCTAG
- a CDS encoding 4Fe-4S dicluster domain-containing protein, which produces MSLLLKDRVYTMESPTAKRGVYPLHGYKLGLYRLPIKLEDPAEMKSITEGLKKTFTMDTFADRVFATYTWSEENMPDPDAKGYQKVNLSITVEIVSGEVVDIIYQIFPIEKFGDPQWVKDYRKKADYYAKMIIDTILRNTILADKMIESLMKAEKIDQEAATKRLEELTPLAKIVPNAKPKPKAEIPEGTPAAAAAQVVEARDGAKPGPIDVEYKSHMQASSPYTVTANKNVIKTWGRQGTDNGVMGVWGEFVSVDFDICIADGACIDACPVGVYEWFDTPGNPASEKKPLMAREPDCIFCLACEGVCPPQAIKIFQRKS; this is translated from the coding sequence ATGTCACTTTTACTAAAAGATCGAGTTTACACAATGGAGTCTCCAACGGCAAAAAGAGGAGTCTACCCGTTACACGGATACAAGCTTGGTCTGTATCGCTTGCCAATTAAGCTAGAGGATCCTGCAGAAATGAAATCCATTACTGAAGGCCTAAAGAAGACCTTTACCATGGATACTTTTGCAGACCGAGTCTTTGCCACCTATACCTGGAGCGAAGAAAACATGCCAGACCCAGACGCCAAGGGATACCAAAAGGTAAACCTCTCCATAACAGTAGAGATCGTCTCTGGCGAAGTAGTCGATATCATTTACCAAATTTTCCCAATTGAAAAGTTCGGCGACCCGCAATGGGTAAAGGACTATCGCAAAAAGGCGGACTATTATGCAAAAATGATAATCGACACAATTCTTCGAAACACAATCCTGGCCGATAAAATGATTGAAAGCCTCATGAAGGCAGAAAAAATAGACCAAGAGGCGGCAACAAAACGACTAGAAGAACTAACACCACTTGCAAAAATAGTTCCAAATGCAAAACCAAAACCAAAGGCCGAAATTCCGGAAGGAACACCAGCAGCGGCCGCTGCCCAAGTAGTAGAGGCCCGCGATGGTGCCAAGCCAGGACCAATTGATGTTGAATACAAATCTCACATGCAGGCAAGCTCACCATATACGGTTACTGCAAACAAAAATGTCATCAAGACCTGGGGAAGGCAGGGAACGGACAACGGAGTCATGGGCGTTTGGGGAGAATTTGTCTCAGTTGACTTTGATATTTGTATAGCAGACGGCGCATGCATTGACGCATGCCCAGTAGGAGTATACGAATGGTTTGACACGCCTGGTAACCCCGCATCGGAGAAAAAACCACTGATGGCACGCGAGCCGGACTGTATCTTTTGCCTAGCATGTGAGGGAGTATGCCCACCACAAGCAATCAAAATCTTCCAAAGAAAATCCTAA
- a CDS encoding sulfurtransferase: protein MTYAHPEVLVDTDYVSKNPPNANLKLVEVDYDPENGYRKGHIAGATLIWWKRDINDPVTRDIVDKKQFEELMSKNGINPESEVILYGDFNNWFAAFAFWVFKYYGHKNVKIMNGGRKKWELEKKPYITEEPKISPTNYTAQPPDEGLRAYLFDVRRALNRKEIGLVDVRSPKEFTGEITAPPEYPMEHAQRGGHVPGAQNIPWATAVNDADGTFKTVDELKQNYAPKGITPDKEIICYCRIGERSSHSWFVLKYLLGYPQVRNYDGSWTEWGNMIGNPVEK from the coding sequence ATGACTTACGCACATCCCGAAGTTCTAGTAGACACTGACTATGTGTCAAAAAATCCACCAAACGCAAACCTGAAGCTCGTAGAGGTTGACTATGATCCTGAAAATGGCTACCGAAAGGGCCACATTGCGGGGGCGACTCTGATTTGGTGGAAGCGCGACATTAATGATCCGGTAACTCGAGACATTGTGGATAAAAAACAATTTGAAGAATTAATGTCCAAAAACGGAATCAATCCGGAAAGCGAGGTAATTTTGTATGGCGATTTTAACAACTGGTTTGCGGCATTTGCATTTTGGGTTTTCAAGTATTACGGCCACAAAAACGTCAAAATAATGAATGGCGGCCGCAAAAAATGGGAGCTAGAAAAAAAACCATACATAACAGAAGAGCCAAAAATATCTCCGACTAACTATACTGCACAGCCGCCAGACGAGGGACTGCGCGCATATCTGTTTGATGTAAGGCGCGCGCTAAACAGAAAAGAAATCGGCCTAGTGGATGTGAGATCTCCAAAAGAATTCACCGGAGAAATCACAGCACCACCAGAATATCCAATGGAGCATGCACAAAGAGGTGGACATGTGCCAGGAGCACAAAACATTCCGTGGGCCACTGCAGTAAATGATGCTGATGGCACATTCAAGACAGTAGATGAGCTAAAGCAAAACTATGCCCCAAAGGGAATCACACCTGACAAAGAGATCATTTGTTATTGCAGGATCGGCGAACGCTCATCACATTCTTGGTTTGTCCTAAAGTACTTGCTTGGATACCCACAAGTTAGAAACTATGATGGCTCTTGGACAGAATGGGGCAACATGATTGGCAATCCAGTAGAAAAATAA
- a CDS encoding NAD(+)/NADH kinase produces the protein MKLNRVGIVSKFGSEESENAAKKVAKKFISSKAEVFTIAPVTVEGAKKVESVEDLNDKKLDLVVTMGGDGTTLRAFRSLAGEIPLLTINVGGNRGILSEITLDKIDTAISDIKSNKIWFDKRTRVVASAGGEEFPPALNEIYINRQNMTKTAEFEIKFQNDIVKHKMDGVMISTPSGSTGHSFSLGGPVLHESLDILIITPVAPVLRLLPSIVVPDEKIEVICSHDTNIVMDAQVIKAAGFEEPIVIKKHPKRAVFVRLKKRGLRQMSKLGV, from the coding sequence TTGAAGCTTAACCGAGTAGGCATAGTATCCAAGTTTGGCTCTGAAGAATCCGAAAATGCCGCAAAAAAGGTGGCAAAAAAATTCATCTCAAGCAAGGCCGAGGTATTCACAATAGCGCCAGTAACAGTAGAGGGAGCAAAAAAGGTAGAATCAGTAGAGGACCTCAACGACAAAAAGCTTGACCTAGTAGTTACAATGGGTGGAGACGGCACTACCCTTCGAGCATTCAGAAGCCTTGCCGGAGAGATTCCGCTTTTGACAATAAACGTTGGGGGAAACCGCGGAATCTTATCAGAGATAACATTGGACAAAATAGACACGGCGATTTCAGACATCAAATCAAACAAGATCTGGTTTGACAAGAGGACCCGCGTTGTGGCATCCGCTGGTGGAGAAGAGTTTCCGCCGGCACTAAATGAAATCTATATCAACAGGCAAAACATGACCAAGACTGCGGAATTTGAGATCAAATTCCAAAATGATATTGTCAAGCACAAAATGGACGGAGTCATGATCTCAACCCCAAGCGGCTCCACAGGCCACTCTTTCTCACTTGGCGGACCTGTACTGCACGAAAGCCTCGATATTTTGATAATTACCCCAGTTGCCCCGGTTCTCAGATTGTTGCCGTCAATTGTTGTGCCTGATGAAAAAATAGAAGTGATTTGCTCGCATGACACCAATATTGTGATGGATGCACAGGTGATCAAGGCGGCTGGATTTGAGGAGCCGATTGTAATCAAAAAGCACCCAAAGCGCGCAGTCTTTGTCAGACTCAAAAAGCGCGGCCTAAGACAGATGAGCAAGCTTGGCGTCTAG